One genomic segment of Lampris incognitus isolate fLamInc1 chromosome 2, fLamInc1.hap2, whole genome shotgun sequence includes these proteins:
- the LOC130108062 gene encoding caveolin-3-like: protein MADQYQYNTNEVKIVKDSHTKEIDLINRDPKLINEDVVKVEFEDVIAEPDGTHSLDGVWKLSYTTFTVSKYWCYRILSAVFGIPVALLWGFLFACISFCHIWAVVPCIKSCLIESHCIGRIYSLCIQTFCDPFFEALGKIFSSVRVALRKEV from the exons ATGGCGGACCAGTACCAGTACAACACCAACGAGGTGAAGATCGTGAAGGACAGCCACACGAAGGAAATCGACCTGATCAACAGGGACCCCAAACTGATCAACGAGGACGTGGTCAAG GTGGAGTTTGAGGATGTGATCGCGGAGCCTGACGGCACACACAGCCTGGACGGGGTGTGGAAACTCAGCTACACCACCTTCACCGTGTCCAAGTACTGGTGCTACCGCATCCTGTCCGCCGTCTTCGGCATCCCCGTGGCTCTGCTGTGGGGCTTCCTGTTCGCCTGCATCTCTTTCTGCCACATCTGGGCCGTGGTTCCCTGCATCAAGAGCTGCCTGATCGAGTCGCATTGCATCGGCCGCATCTATTCGCTCTGCATCCAGACTTTCTGCGACCCCTTCTTCGAGGCCCTGGGCAAAATCTTCAGCAGTGTGCGCGTGGCCTTGCGCAAAGAGGTCTAA
- the LOC130130747 gene encoding caveolin-2-like produces MATEDKGMAETRLNLEDMEEQEKSLWFPSGEPAVKVTGEKTDVELEVRSEDLDRARSDCPWSVVQDRDPKGVNKCLKVTFEDVIAEPPSVRSFDKVWIWSHALFKVSRLWCYRLISLLLAVPVSLAAGLLFALLSCLHIWLIMPCVQLLLINMLWVRTVWAGVLNTAIGPFFTSIGKCCGSINVRLARD; encoded by the exons ATGGCCACGGAGGACAAGGGCATGGCTGAGACACGGCTCAACTTGGAGGACATGGAGGAGCAGGAGAAGTCGCTGTGGTTCCCGAGCGGAGAGCCGGCCGTGAAAGTGACAGGGGAGAAGACGGACGTGGAGCTGGAGGTCCGGTCTGAGGATCTGGATCGTGCCCGTAGTGACTGCCCATGGTCTGTGGTTCAAGACAGGGATCCCAAAGGTGTCAACAAGTGCCTGAAG GTAACGTTTGAGGACGTGATAGCGGAGCCTCCCTCGGTGCGCAGCTTTGATAAGGTGTGGATCTGGAGCCATGCTCTGTTCAAGGTGTCCAGGCTGTGGTGCTACCGGCTTATCTCCCTCCTGCTGGCGGTGCCGGTCTCACTGGCTGCAGGGCTCCTCTTCGCTCTGCTCAGCTGCCTGCACATCTG GCTGATCATGCCCTGTGTGCAGCTCCTGCTCATCAACATGCTGTGGGTCCGGACCGTGTGGGCCGGCGTGCTGAACACCGCCATCGGTCCCTTCTTCACCAGCATTGGAAAGTGCTGCGGTAGCATCAACGTTCGCTTGGCGAGGGACTAA